The Nitrospirae bacterium CG2_30_53_67 DNA window TCAATGATTTTTTTCAGTATCGCTGACGCCCAGGCGGGGACTGTGATCCTGATCAATATGTATCCCTGCGAACGCATCGAATTGAGAGAGATATTTCTTGAGTTTGCGGATCAGCCTCGTCTCAATCTGACGCACCCGTTCCCGGCTGATCTTGTAGCTGTTCGCAATCTCCTGAAGGGTCGCCGGATTTTCGGACAAAAGCCGTTTCTTGAAGATCAGGAGTTCCTTTTCCCCCAGAGTTCTTGAGAACTCCCGGAGCTTTTCAGTGAAAAGTTTCATGAATTGGGAGTCCGCCAATCGTTCATCAACCGGGATCTCCTTTGATGAGAAGAAGTGCATGAAGGAGGTCTTGGAGTCTTCCTGAATCGGGGCATCCAGAGAGACTTCGTCTCCCTTGAGGATTTGCTGCATCTCAATGACGTCGGACTCCCGGACGTCGAAACTTTCGGCCAGCAGCCTGGGGCTGGGCATATCCCCGTCGGCCATGATCCGTTCATATTCCTGGTTGAGTTTAAAAAAGAGCTTCTTCTGGGCTGCGGTGGTCCCGATTTTATAGATACGATAGTTGTTCATGATGAATTTCAGAATATAGGCCCGGATCCACCAGGCTGCATACGTGGAGAGCTTAACTCCTTTGTAGGGGTCATATTTTTTGATCGCCTGCATCAGTCCGATATTTCCTTCCTGGATCAGGTCAAGAACGTTCTGGTAAAGGCGGACAAAATCAAAGGCGATCTTGACGACCAGGCGAAGATTTCCCAAGACCAGTTTCTGTGCGGCGTCTACATCCCGGGTTTCGGCGTAGCGTACCGCCAGGGCATATTCTTCCTCGGGGGTGAGAAGGGGATAGGTCCTGATCTCTGATAGGTACCTCTGCAGGGGATCGCTCTTGATCAGCGACTTCCCTCCCGCGGCAGGCGGTTTGTTCGTGTTGTTCGGATGCGCTTTGTTTTTCATCATATGAAGTATTTTATATTATCATAATGAATGGTTCAGGTCAAAGTTGAATCAAGGGATGGGTCTGCGACAAATTTATGGGTACAAATCAGGGTTACATATGTTTGTCATTGTCCGGTCCCCCGATCCAGTCGGAGGACAGGCCCGACCTGTCTGCCGTGGCATCGGCACAGGCTGGCCGGACAATCCAGTCTTTTTCCGATTGAGAAGGATTCTATCCAGAGCAGGGATAGCCCGGATTTTTACGGTCAATCAAGATGGGTTGTGTTCAGCGGTTCTGAGGATGGTTTTTCTTCCTGTGATTTTTTCTCAGTCAGGTCTTTGAGCATGATGCGGTATAAAATTTCTCTTATTTCCGGAGAGGAGATCAGGCGGAGCGATGATTCGATCTCCTCTTTTTCAGCCCGGCTGATTCTGATCTTTTCAGAGCGGGTCTTTTGGGGTCGAGGTTCCGGGCCGTCAAGGGTCCCGATGCGAAAACGGATCTCCGACGCGGCCTCAAAGCCGAGTTTTCGGTTGATATTCCGGATGATGGGGTCCTTGAGAAAGTTGAGCTGATGCATCCAGGAAGAATGTTCAACCGTGATGAACAGACACTTGCCGGAAAAGAATTCCGGACGGGTCTTTGAAGCAACCTCCGGGCCTACAATCTCTTCCCAGCAGGACCAGATGGCATGCCTCTCAATGATCCAATCCATGCCGAATTCCTTAAGGATGGCTTTCACTGTCCGGCCGGCGGCGACAGGAGTTCTTTCCATACATAACCCCTCAGGTGGATATCATCTTTTGTTTTGATAAGGGCTTTATCTTTTTGGTTCATCTCCAAAAGAGTGGGTGAAAAGATCAGGGGTCAAGGGGTCAAGGATTCCAGGGGTCAAGTGAAGTGCTTTTCAAGACTTGAGGGTCCGAGGGTTCCAGTGTTTTTCTCTGGAGATTTTGCTTGCGTTTAAATATTTCACTTGACCCCTTGACCCCTTGATACCTCAGTGTAGTAGCCGTCGCAGACGGCAAGGATAGAGAAAAGCGGTGCACGCGAAGCGTAACCCTGGAATCCTCGAACCCTTTTTACCCACTATATGTGAGAAGAACCATTTTTTCTAAATTTTTAATCCTAAGACGAGAATGTGTCAAGAAGAATCAACAGGCGCCGCCTGCTTTTAAGGGCTTCGAGCCGAATTTTTGTGTTGCGTCTCGGTCATAGAGGTGGTATATTAAAAAAATTCCTAAGTCATTTAAAAATAGGCTGTTTTTGCTTGTGCGAAGGGGAGGATATATATGCCTGAACTGAGAAAGGACCCCATCATCGGCCGGTGGGTCATCATCTCAACGAATCGGGGAAAGAGGCCCACGGACTTTGGGGAGACCCTTCTTAAAAGAAACGGGGGGTTTTGTCCATTCTGCTATGGGAATGAAAAGGTCACGCCTCCGGAAATTCTTGCCTTCAGAAAAAACGATTCGGCGCCCAATACCGAAGGATGGAGTTTGCGGGTGGTGGCCAATAAATTTCCTGCCCTTCAGATAGAAGGGGACCTCAACAAACGGGCTGAAGGGATCTATGACAAGATGAACGGGATCGGGGCGCATGAGGTCATTATCGAAACCCCTCACCACGACAAGACCCTGAGCACCCTCCCTCTGGAAAAGGTCGAAGATGCGCTCTGGGCATACCGTGAGAGGATGGTGGACTTAAAGAGGGATCCTCGATTCAAGTATATCCTCATCTTCAAGAATGAAGGACTTTCGGCAGGGGCTTCCCTGGAGCATTCCCACTCCCAGTTGATCGCCCTCCCGATTGTGCCCAAAAGGGTTGCCGAAGAGATCCAGGGCGCATCGCTTCATTACCGGTATAAGGAGCGCTGCGTCTACTGCGATATTCTTCATCAGGAGCTGGAATCCAGGATTCGGGTGATCTCAGAGAACGAGCACTATGTGGCGATAGAGCCGTTTACGCCGAGGTTCCCTTTTGAAACGTGGGTTCTTCCCAAGGCCCATCAATCCTCATTTGAGCAGATGCCTCGTGAAAAATACCTTCTTCTCGCTGCTATCCTTCAGGATACCCTGAAGCGGATTGACAAGACCTTGAACATGCCCCCCTACAACTATATCCTGCATACTTCGCCGATTGGAGAAGAGGTCAACGACTATTATCACTGGCATTTGGAGATCATGCCCAAGTTGACCCGTGTGGCCGGCTTTGAATGGGGTTCGGGTTTTTATATCAATCCGACCCCGCCTGAGGAAGCAGCGGAGTTTCTAAGGGAAGCGCGAGTGTAAGTGTCTCTAAGTGTCTGCCGTTTTGGAGACCGACATGAAGATCCTGTTTGCAGCCTCAGAGATGGTTCCCTTTGCCAAGACCGGAGGGTTGGCCGATGTGGCCGGAAGCCTTCCCGGCGCGCTGCGGGGGCTTGGACACGATGTCCGGGTGATCATCCCCAAGTATCGGTCGGTGGATCGTTCAGGCGCAACACTGAAAGAAACCGGATGCAAGGTTCATGCCCGGGTGGGGGAAGAGGTCCTCGTAGGCGATATTTTGAGCGGGACACTCCCCTCAGGCGTCCCGGTCTATCTGATACGGTACGATCCATTTTTTGACCGGGAACATC harbors:
- a CDS encoding galactose-1-phosphate uridylyltransferase; translation: MPELRKDPIIGRWVIISTNRGKRPTDFGETLLKRNGGFCPFCYGNEKVTPPEILAFRKNDSAPNTEGWSLRVVANKFPALQIEGDLNKRAEGIYDKMNGIGAHEVIIETPHHDKTLSTLPLEKVEDALWAYRERMVDLKRDPRFKYILIFKNEGLSAGASLEHSHSQLIALPIVPKRVAEEIQGASLHYRYKERCVYCDILHQELESRIRVISENEHYVAIEPFTPRFPFETWVLPKAHQSSFEQMPREKYLLLAAILQDTLKRIDKTLNMPPYNYILHTSPIGEEVNDYYHWHLEIMPKLTRVAGFEWGSGFYINPTPPEEAAEFLREARV